A section of the Oryza sativa Japonica Group chromosome 1, ASM3414082v1 genome encodes:
- the LOC4324006 gene encoding rho GTPase-activating protein 1 has product MDVAGGGEEVEEVEAVDGGEQQPPMEIGWPTDVRHVAHVTFDRFHGFQGLPVELQPEVAGNAPSASKTVFGVSTESMQCSYDARGNSVPSILLLMQRRLYEQGGLKAEGIFRIAADDAQEQAVREQLNSGVLPEGGVDVHCLAGLIKAWFRELPGGMLDSLPAAEVTRCQSADDCARLCARLPAAKAALLDWAVQLMADVAREERSNKMGSRNVAMVFAPNMTHAMDPFTALKHAVHVMNFLTMLIDRALNDVQTCNN; this is encoded by the exons ATGgacgtggccggcggcggcgaggaagtcgaggaggtggaggcggttgacggcggcgagcagcagccGCCGATGGAGATCGGTTGGCCCACCGACGTCCGCCACGTCGCCCACGTCACCTTCGACCGGTTCCATGGCTTCCAGGGCCTCCCCGTCGAGCTCCAGCCCGAGGTCGCCGGCAACGCCCCCAGCGCAAG CAAGACGGTGTTCGGCGTGTCGACGGAGTCGATGCAGTGCTCGTACGACGCGCGGGGGAACAGCGTCCCGAGCATCCTCCTCCTGATGCAGCGGCGGCTCTACGAGCAGGGCGGGCTGAAGGCGGAGGGCATCTTccgcatcgccgccgacgacgcccagGAGCAGGCGGTCCGGGAGCAGCTCAACTCCGGCGTGCTCCCGGAGGGCGGCGTGGACGTGCACTGCCTGGCGGGGCTCATCAAGGCCTGGTTCCGCGAGCTCCCCGGCGGGATGCTGGActcgctgccggcggcggaggtgacgCGGTGCCAGTCCGCCGACGACTGCGCGAGGCTGTGcgcgcggctgccggcggcgaaggcggcgctgCTGGACTGGGCGGTGCAGCTGATGGCGGACGTGGCGAGGGAGGAGCGGAGCAACAAGATGGGCAGCCGCAACGTCGCCATGGTCTTCGCCCCCAACATGACGCACGCCATGGATCCATTCACCGCGCTCAAGCACGCCGTCCACGTCATGAACTTCCTCACCATGCTCATCGACCGAGCTCTCAACGACGTCCAAACCTGCAACAACTGA